The genome window GGAGGCTCGCGGTGAGCAGGGGATGACGGCGCGCACGACGAGCCCACGAGGCGCCGCGCGCGGCGCCCTTCTGGATGAACGACATGTCTTGGATGACCTCCCAGACCCGGCCGGAATGGCTCATCAGGTCGGCCGGGAAACGCCACGCCGCGCGGCGCGATATCGCCGGGAATTCTCCGTCACTTCGCGCGGAAACTATTCCCGAACGACTTTGTCGACCGACGACCCGAATACGAAGGGGGCTCCGTACAGGGGGGGCGAACGTCTGGGAATGACAAGACCGCATGGAGGCGGTGGGGCGAGCGCCCGTGCCGAGACATCCATGTCCGGTCGGGACCCGGCCGGGCGAGCGGTGGTGCTCACCCTGTGACTGGCGCAGCGCCTTCGTCGGACGACAGTAAAGAGGACGGAGGTCGTGAGACGGGATGGCCGAGGTCCCCGAAGTCGAAATCATCACGCGTGACTTGCGGCAGGCCGTCATCGGCCGGCGTATCGCCGACCTCGAGGTGCTCGCGCCCGCGGCGGTCCGCTTCCCCTCGCCGGACGACTTCGTCACGGCGCTCCGGGGCCGACGAATCGTCGACGCGCGGCGACGGGCCAAGTTCATCCTGTTGGGGCTCGATGACGGACAGACGCTCGCCGTCCACTTCATGCTCTGGGGCGAGCTGTCATTGCGGCCCGAAGGTGCGGAGCGCCCCTCCGAGACGCTGGTCATCCTGACGCTGGAGGACGGCGAGGCGCTCTTCCTCACGGACACGCTGGGCTACGCGCGCGTGGCGGTGGGGCCCACGGCCGAACTGTGCGCGCGGTTGAAGCTGGAGGAGCTGGGGCCGGAGGTGCTCGACACGGCCTTCACGCCCGAGGTGCTCGCGCGCCGTCTCGGCCGACGCAGGAGCCCGCTCAAGACGGTGTTGCTCAACCAGCGCATCATCGCCGGGCTGGGCAACCGCGACGCGGACGAGAGCCTGTGGCGCGCGGGACTCGACCCACGGCGTCTGGCGACCTCGCTGTCCCGCGACGAGGTGTCACGGTTGCACCAGGCGATGCGGACCGTGCTCGAGGAGGGGCTCGCGTTGCGAGGCACGCAGCGGGACTTGTTCGGCGTGAAGGGCAAGGCGAAGCACCGGCGCAACGTCTTCGAGCGCACCGGCGCCCCCTGTCCGAGCTGCACCACCCCCATCACCCACGAGCGCGTCGGCGGGAGGAACACGCACTGGTGCCCTCGCTGCCAGCCGGAGGAAGGCACCGCCACGGGGCCGACCCAGGGCGTCCTCTGGTAGGGCGCCCATCGCCCGGGCTTCTCGCGCATGGCAGCAGGGCTTGTCCCCGGGACACCCCTGCTGCGCTTCCCGCCGACACGCTGTTATGAAGTGGCTGTGTCCGACGTCCCCGCGCCCGCACCGTCCGAGCTCGACTCCGCGCTGGCCCGCGCCAGTGAGGAGCTGGGCTTTCCCAGCTACTACCAATCCTGTGTGCGCCCGCTGCTGCGCAACCCGGAGGGCCGCTGGCCCCGCTGCTGTGGCGGCGGCTGCGAGCCGTGCGCCCAGACGCTCATCCAGGTGGCCCTGAGGACCCTGGAGCTGCTGGGCACTCCGCGCCAGGCACCCCTGCCGGACTGAGCCTCCACCATGGCCCCCGCCCAGCCGCTGCTGCTCGTCGATGACGACGCCGCCTTCCGCAAGGTCTACGGCAGCCTGCTGCGTGACGCGGGCTACGAAGTGGTGGAGGCCGGCGACCGTCCCTCCGCACGCGCCGCCTTCGACGCGCGCGACTTCCCCCTGGTCCTGTTGGACTTGATGCTGCCGCCGGATGGCAGCGTCTCCGCGGGCCTGGAGGGGCTGGCCGCGCTGCTCGAGGCACGGCCCGGTGCCAAGGTCATCGTCGTCTCCGGCGCGGGTGACACCCGCCACTCGCTGGAGGCCATCCGCCTGGGCGC of Myxococcus fulvus contains these proteins:
- the mutM gene encoding bifunctional DNA-formamidopyrimidine glycosylase/DNA-(apurinic or apyrimidinic site) lyase gives rise to the protein MAEVPEVEIITRDLRQAVIGRRIADLEVLAPAAVRFPSPDDFVTALRGRRIVDARRRAKFILLGLDDGQTLAVHFMLWGELSLRPEGAERPSETLVILTLEDGEALFLTDTLGYARVAVGPTAELCARLKLEELGPEVLDTAFTPEVLARRLGRRRSPLKTVLLNQRIIAGLGNRDADESLWRAGLDPRRLATSLSRDEVSRLHQAMRTVLEEGLALRGTQRDLFGVKGKAKHRRNVFERTGAPCPSCTTPITHERVGGRNTHWCPRCQPEEGTATGPTQGVLW